Genomic window (Mycosarcoma maydis chromosome 5, whole genome shotgun sequence):
CGCACGAACGGGCCAGTCCAGGAACACTGTTGGAAGTAGCACGAAGAGCAAGGAGAAGGTCTCTGTGCATTACGATAGACAGCTACAGACGATATGGGTGGAAGATCTGGATGAAGGCATTCGACTACTTTGGCAGCGCGGCTTCTTTGGCAAGGGTAACCTTTCACGATCCGAGCCCACATGGCGCCAGCGCAAGGTTAACGAGATCGATGCGCTGCGCAAGGGCCGCATGACTGCAGAACAGCTAACACAACAAAGGAGAGAAGAACGaaaggcgctcaagattgaacgagctcgagcagccGTGCGTGCGGGACAGCAGCTTCCTGATGGGATCTTGGCGTTAGGAGGCGAGATCACCGACGCAGATCGAGCTCCAGGAGCATCGCACGACCGATTGATGGCCGACATTGAACGACaggtggaagagcagctcgatggaGAAGATGCTGCCGAAGAAGACAAGAAGAACGCTCAAGAACTTTGGACAGGGCAAGAAGAGGTGCCGGATATTGTTCCCGGCGTGGCGCGAATCAAGGGTCTCAAGTACTTTGCCGAAGAGGTCAAAGCAAATCAAGCACGGAAAGCAATGCAATCGACTAACGGAGATGACTCAGGGACTGCGGCAGCGCAAGACAACGTTGAAGACGATAATGGAACAGGAGACATTGACGTGGTCGATTTTGAGCGAATGCAACTGTCGCTGGTCGAAGCCTTTTTCCTCTCCTCGATGTTTGGCTGTCTCGATATACACACTGGCGAAGGTAGCGTCGATGCACAGCCGCTCGAGCTAGACGACTTTTACAAGGAATGTCTGCTGTCGCGCTTACCACAAACGCTGTTAGATCTGCGCGAACGCGGACTGGCCGATCGATACCTTACCAAGCTGTACGCGCGACCAGACAATCCGTTCCTGATCGACTATGTCGCCTATCATCACTTTCGCTCGCTCGGTTGGACGGTGAAAACCGGCGTGAAATTCTGCGTCGATATGCTGCTGTATAAGCGAGGGCCTGTGTTCTCGCATGCCGAGTTTGCCGTAGTTGTCATCCCATCATACGAAGACGCCCAAGATCAAGAGTCGAGTCCATTTGCGTTGCATCCCAATGCAGGTCGCAAGGACTGGACGTGGTTTAGCACGATCAACCGCGTACAGAGCCAAGTGCTGAAGACGCTCATCCTTGCGCACGTGTTTGTGCCTTCGTCGAAGAGATGTCGGCCCGAGACGCTGGCGACGCCAGAGGCGTTCTTTACTTCGTTGCGTGAGGGCAAGAGTTATGCGGTCAAGGAGGTGGCGATCCGGCGATGGGTGCCTGCACGAATGAAACCGTAGAACGATGGTGCGGATGCAATCTTCCACTAGTCTACTGAGTTACTGTAACGTCACAACGCTGTCGGTTGGCTGGCACACTCGAGttcaagtcacgagttcaaGGCTACTTTCATGCACATACAAGACGAATTTCCTTGCCTGTGAGACTGcttactcacgacttgacaCGCGCGCGTTCGTGATTAAATTGAAAATGTGAAAGGGCACGTAGAACGAAAAGCCGCAACTTTTACGCGACGCGTCGCGATCGATGTCGTCAACGCGTGAGTCTG
Coding sequences:
- a CDS encoding tRNA splicing endonuclease subunit SEN2 (related to tRNA splicing endonuclease beta subunit), with translation MPRQRNTTGWLYNNEAESPQLSAKVPASRTVMGAGKKATTQKNQLYSKPIPIALDNSDDADNDKISSETTLWSALCTLLTLGFYARTGQSRNTVGSSTKSKEKVSVHYDRQLQTIWVEDLDEGIRLLWQRGFFGKGNLSRSEPTWRQRKVNEIDALRKGRMTAEQLTQQRREERKALKIERARAAVRAGQQLPDGILALGGEITDADRAPGASHDRLMADIERQVEEQLDGEDAAEEDKKNAQELWTGQEEVPDIVPGVARIKGLKYFAEEVKANQARKAMQSTNGDDSGTAAAQDNVEDDNGTGDIDVVDFERMQLSLVEAFFLSSMFGCLDIHTGEGSVDAQPLELDDFYKECLLSRLPQTLLDLRERGLADRYLTKLYARPDNPFLIDYVAYHHFRSLGWTVKTGVKFCVDMLLYKRGPVFSHAEFAVVVIPSYEDAQDQESSPFALHPNAGRKDWTWFSTINRVQSQVLKTLILAHVFVPSSKRCRPETLATPEAFFTSLREGKSYAVKEVAIRRWVPARMKP